From one Plantibacter flavus genomic stretch:
- a CDS encoding biotin-dependent carboxyltransferase family protein, whose product MMGGTLLVEAAGPATTVQDLGRPGAAALGVSPSGALDRGALRLANRLVGNPEGRAALEVVLGPFVAVAEVDLWIAVTGAWGPITVDGRRSDGHRAVRVQAGSRLELGAATHGLRYVLAVRGGFDGPRLLGSRSTDTLAGLGPAPVVAGDRLPVLPTPRRRVPPLDIAPWTRPDAGERLVRISPGPRRDWFDDASLRRLVEQPWTMTADADRIGMRLDGPPLERLDPGRELPSEGMVAGAVQVPPSGLPTILSADHPVTGGYPVVAVVRAADRDLLAQLRPGQRLRFSTG is encoded by the coding sequence ATGATGGGCGGGACGCTGCTCGTGGAGGCGGCGGGACCGGCGACCACCGTGCAGGACCTGGGTCGACCTGGGGCCGCGGCCCTCGGGGTCAGCCCGTCCGGCGCGCTCGACCGCGGCGCCCTGCGCCTCGCCAACCGTCTCGTCGGCAACCCGGAGGGCCGTGCGGCGCTCGAGGTCGTCCTGGGCCCGTTCGTGGCCGTCGCCGAGGTCGACCTCTGGATCGCCGTGACCGGTGCGTGGGGTCCGATCACCGTCGACGGCAGGCGGTCCGACGGGCACCGCGCCGTCCGCGTACAGGCCGGCTCCCGGCTCGAACTCGGCGCGGCGACCCACGGGCTCCGGTACGTCCTCGCCGTCCGCGGCGGCTTCGACGGCCCGCGGCTCCTCGGCTCGCGGTCGACGGACACCCTGGCCGGCCTCGGCCCGGCACCGGTCGTCGCCGGCGATCGACTCCCGGTCCTCCCCACCCCGCGCCGCCGCGTCCCTCCGCTCGACATCGCCCCGTGGACGCGGCCCGACGCCGGGGAGCGTCTCGTGCGGATCTCGCCGGGGCCCCGCCGGGACTGGTTCGACGACGCCTCCCTGCGGCGCCTCGTCGAGCAGCCGTGGACCATGACGGCCGACGCCGATCGCATCGGGATGCGCCTCGACGGGCCTCCGCTCGAGCGACTCGATCCCGGTCGGGAACTGCCGAGCGAGGGCATGGTCGCCGGGGCGGTCCAGGTGCCGCCGAGCGGTCTGCCGACGATCCTGTCGGCCGACCACCCGGTCACCGGCGGGTATCCGGTCGTCGCGGTCGTGCGTGCCGCGGACCGAGACCTCCTGGCGCAACTCCGGCCCGGTCAGCGTCTGCGGTTCAGCACGGGTTGA
- a CDS encoding amidase domain-containing protein: protein MPEQLPHDRHVDSRSPFRRLSSRYRALPLRARRVVAGTAAGAVLLLATAVITPIALQHSDATGSEPAAQALGGTTSTVPASTVNATAVTAISATTGSVAGGSTLTVSGVDVDGVTRVVFGEEEARILSATSTEVTVAVPAATRFSPADVGIAVYADELRVDGDALSYSYDITSPVDAQMAYVFTHWNDYNLAEYGSLVDTDCANFASQSLLERGWTMDEDWWAEGTGDDFDFSKAWVSSTFFMNYVEEHPDLATALDDTQRDQVKVGDIVQFDWDNSGDRDHTGIVSKVETTDAGTQVYYAGHTDDTDYRTVDEAITVIHPGASVYYWSIA, encoded by the coding sequence ATGCCCGAGCAACTCCCCCACGACCGTCACGTCGATTCCCGCTCCCCCTTCAGGCGGCTCTCCTCCCGCTACCGCGCCCTCCCCCTGCGCGCGCGACGCGTGGTCGCCGGCACCGCTGCCGGAGCCGTCCTCCTCCTCGCCACCGCGGTGATCACCCCGATCGCGCTGCAGCACTCCGACGCGACCGGATCCGAGCCGGCCGCGCAGGCTCTGGGCGGGACGACGTCCACGGTCCCGGCCTCCACGGTCAACGCCACGGCGGTCACCGCGATCTCCGCCACGACCGGATCCGTCGCAGGCGGGAGCACCCTGACCGTGAGCGGTGTCGACGTGGACGGCGTGACCCGCGTCGTGTTCGGCGAGGAGGAAGCCCGGATCCTGTCGGCGACGAGCACCGAGGTGACCGTCGCCGTGCCGGCAGCCACCCGCTTCTCCCCCGCCGACGTCGGCATCGCCGTCTACGCGGACGAGCTCCGGGTCGACGGTGATGCGCTGAGCTACAGCTACGACATCACGAGCCCCGTCGACGCGCAGATGGCCTACGTGTTCACGCACTGGAACGACTACAACCTGGCTGAATACGGCTCCCTGGTCGACACCGACTGCGCGAACTTCGCCAGCCAGAGTCTGCTGGAACGCGGGTGGACGATGGACGAGGACTGGTGGGCCGAGGGGACCGGTGACGACTTCGACTTCTCGAAGGCCTGGGTCAGCTCGACGTTCTTCATGAACTACGTCGAGGAGCACCCCGACCTCGCCACCGCTCTCGACGACACGCAGCGCGACCAGGTCAAGGTCGGTGACATCGTGCAGTTCGACTGGGACAACAGCGGGGACCGCGACCACACGGGCATCGTGTCGAAGGTCGAGACCACCGACGCCGGCACCCAGGTGTACTACGCGGGACACACCGACGACACCGACTACCGCACCGTGGACGAGGCGATCACCGTCATCCACCCCGGCGCCTCCGTGTACTACTGGAGCATCGCCTAG
- a CDS encoding DNA-directed RNA polymerase subunit beta' has product MLDVTTFDELRIGLATADDIRAWSHGEVKKPETINYRTLKPEKDGLFGEQIFGPSRDWECACGKYKRVRFKGIVCERCGVEVTKSSVRRERMGHIELAAPVTHIWYFKGVPSRLGYLLDMAPKDLEKVIYFAAYMVIDVDEDARHQDMPGLENELRLEIKTLGDQRDSRIADRLKKLEDDLVALEEEGAKSEQKRRTKDAAEKEMSQTRKSYDEQIAHLERVWEDFRNLKVGDLKPEDSVFHELQDRFGLYFEAYMGAEAVKKRLLSFDLAAESELLHHQIAEGKGQKKIRAIKRLRVVNSFLITGNSPAAMVLDVVPVIPPELRPMVQLDGGRFATSDLNDLYRRVINRNNRLRRLLDLGAPEIIVNNEKRMLQEAVDALFDNGRRGRPVTGTGNRALKSLSDMLKGKQGRFRQNLLGKRVDYSGRSVIIVGPQLKLHQCGLPKQMALELFKPFVIKRLIDLSHAQNIKAAKRMVERSRPEVWDVLEEIIRERPVLLNRAPTLHRLGIQAFEPQLVEGKAIQLHPLVCAAFNADFDGDQMAVHLPLSVEAQAEARILMLASNNILKPSDGRPVTLPTQDMIIGLHHLTTLKEGVEGEGRAFSSVAEAILAKDQGSLDLNAKVRIRLTDVTFAEGTGPEGYEGSGVALVETTLGRALFNEALPADYPYVEDVADKGKLSSIVNDLAERYPKTVVAATLDNIKDAGFHWATRSGVTVALSDVLTPPNKREIVQGYEKQAAKVQSQFDKGLTTDAERRQELIKIWTEATEKVAEAMRANFPADNTINRMVSSGARGNWLQIRNIAGMRGLVNNPKGEIIPRPIISSYREGLSVAEYFIATHGARKGLADTALRTADSGYLTRRLVDVSQDVIIREDDCGTTKGLELAIANVDSSGELVRDPNVENSVFARSLAAAAVNPKGEVVAEAGEDVGDVLIDKLVSAGVENIKVRSVLTCESTVGVCAACYGRSLATGKLVDIGEAVGIIAAQSIGEPGTQLTMRTFHTGGSASADDITQGLPRVQELFEARTPKGATPIAEAAGRITIDENDKARKVILTPDNGDEPVVYPVLKRAVLLVEDGQHVELGQKIHVGAVDPKEVLRVQGVREVQKHLVGGVQGVYRSQGVPIHDKHIEVIVRQMLRKVTVVDHGDTDLLPGELVDRLRYAELNRSAVSEGRRTASARQEVMGITKASLATESWLSAASFQETTRVLTQAAMEGKSDPLVGLKENVIIGKLIPAGTGLARYRNVTVEATEEAKAERYPNRIFGEDGAFNESDLSFVDFDSFSSDDFTPGNYN; this is encoded by the coding sequence TTGCTCGACGTCACAACTTTTGACGAGCTTCGCATTGGTCTGGCCACCGCAGACGACATCCGTGCCTGGTCGCACGGAGAGGTCAAGAAGCCCGAGACCATCAACTACCGCACCCTCAAGCCCGAGAAGGACGGTCTGTTCGGTGAGCAGATCTTCGGTCCTTCCCGCGACTGGGAGTGCGCCTGCGGCAAGTACAAGCGGGTCCGCTTCAAGGGCATCGTGTGCGAGCGCTGCGGTGTCGAGGTCACGAAGTCGTCGGTGCGCCGTGAGCGCATGGGCCACATCGAACTCGCCGCCCCGGTCACGCACATCTGGTACTTCAAGGGTGTCCCCTCGCGCCTCGGCTACCTGCTGGACATGGCGCCCAAGGACCTCGAGAAGGTCATCTACTTCGCGGCCTACATGGTCATCGATGTGGACGAGGACGCACGTCACCAGGACATGCCCGGCCTTGAGAACGAGCTCCGTCTCGAGATCAAGACGCTCGGCGACCAGCGCGACTCGCGCATCGCAGACCGCCTGAAGAAGCTCGAGGACGACCTCGTCGCCCTCGAGGAGGAAGGCGCCAAGAGCGAGCAGAAGCGTCGCACCAAGGACGCCGCCGAGAAGGAGATGAGCCAGACCCGTAAGTCCTACGACGAGCAGATCGCTCACCTCGAGCGCGTCTGGGAGGACTTCCGCAACCTCAAGGTCGGCGACCTCAAGCCCGAGGACTCCGTGTTCCACGAGCTGCAGGACCGCTTCGGCCTGTACTTCGAGGCCTACATGGGTGCCGAGGCGGTCAAGAAGCGCCTGCTGTCCTTCGACCTCGCGGCCGAGTCCGAGCTGCTCCACCACCAGATCGCGGAGGGCAAGGGTCAGAAGAAGATCCGCGCCATCAAGCGTCTGCGCGTGGTCAACTCGTTCCTCATCACCGGTAACTCGCCGGCGGCGATGGTCCTCGACGTGGTCCCGGTCATCCCGCCGGAGCTCCGCCCGATGGTGCAGCTCGACGGTGGCCGCTTCGCGACCTCCGACCTCAACGACCTCTACCGTCGTGTGATCAACCGCAACAACCGTCTGCGTCGTCTGCTCGACCTCGGGGCTCCCGAGATCATCGTCAACAACGAGAAGCGGATGCTGCAGGAGGCCGTGGACGCACTGTTCGACAACGGTCGTCGTGGTCGCCCCGTCACCGGTACCGGCAACCGTGCCCTGAAGTCCCTCAGCGACATGCTGAAGGGGAAGCAGGGTCGATTCCGCCAGAACCTGCTCGGCAAGCGCGTCGACTACTCGGGCCGTTCGGTCATCATCGTCGGCCCGCAGCTGAAGCTGCACCAGTGTGGTCTGCCCAAGCAGATGGCGCTGGAGCTCTTCAAGCCGTTCGTCATCAAGCGCCTGATCGACCTGAGCCACGCTCAGAACATCAAGGCCGCGAAGCGCATGGTCGAGCGCAGCCGCCCCGAGGTCTGGGACGTGCTGGAGGAGATCATCCGCGAGCGTCCCGTGCTGCTGAACCGTGCGCCAACGCTGCACCGTCTCGGCATCCAGGCGTTCGAGCCTCAGCTCGTCGAGGGCAAGGCCATCCAGCTGCACCCGCTCGTCTGCGCCGCGTTCAACGCGGACTTCGACGGCGACCAGATGGCTGTCCACCTCCCGCTCTCCGTCGAGGCCCAGGCCGAGGCGCGCATCCTGATGCTCGCGTCGAACAACATCCTGAAGCCGTCCGACGGCCGTCCGGTCACCCTGCCCACGCAGGACATGATCATCGGTCTCCACCACCTGACCACCCTCAAGGAGGGTGTCGAGGGTGAGGGCCGTGCATTCTCGTCCGTCGCCGAGGCCATCCTCGCGAAGGACCAGGGCTCGCTCGACCTCAACGCCAAGGTGCGCATCCGTCTGACCGACGTGACGTTCGCCGAGGGCACGGGCCCTGAGGGCTACGAGGGCTCGGGTGTCGCACTCGTCGAGACGACCCTCGGTCGCGCACTCTTCAACGAGGCGCTGCCGGCGGACTACCCCTACGTGGAAGACGTGGCGGACAAGGGCAAGCTGTCCTCGATCGTCAACGACCTCGCGGAGCGGTACCCGAAGACGGTCGTCGCGGCCACGCTCGACAACATCAAGGACGCCGGTTTCCACTGGGCGACGCGTTCCGGTGTGACCGTTGCGCTCAGCGACGTCCTGACCCCGCCGAACAAGCGCGAGATCGTGCAGGGCTACGAGAAGCAGGCCGCCAAGGTCCAGAGCCAGTTCGACAAGGGTCTGACCACGGATGCCGAGCGTCGTCAGGAGCTCATCAAGATCTGGACGGAGGCCACCGAGAAGGTCGCCGAGGCCATGCGCGCGAACTTCCCGGCGGACAACACCATCAACCGCATGGTGTCGTCGGGTGCTCGTGGTAACTGGCTGCAGATCCGCAACATCGCGGGTATGCGAGGCCTGGTGAACAACCCGAAGGGTGAGATCATCCCTCGCCCGATCATCTCCTCCTACCGTGAGGGCCTGTCGGTCGCGGAGTACTTCATCGCGACCCACGGTGCTCGTAAGGGTCTGGCCGACACGGCGCTCCGTACCGCCGACTCGGGATACCTCACGCGTCGTCTCGTCGACGTCTCGCAGGATGTCATCATCCGCGAAGACGACTGCGGCACGACCAAGGGTCTCGAGCTCGCGATCGCGAACGTCGACAGCTCCGGTGAGCTCGTGCGCGACCCGAACGTGGAGAACTCCGTGTTCGCCCGTTCGCTGGCCGCTGCTGCGGTCAATCCGAAGGGTGAGGTCGTCGCCGAGGCCGGCGAGGACGTCGGTGACGTGCTCATCGACAAGCTCGTCTCCGCGGGTGTCGAGAACATCAAGGTGCGCTCGGTCCTGACCTGCGAGTCGACCGTCGGTGTGTGTGCAGCCTGCTACGGCCGCTCGCTCGCCACGGGCAAGCTCGTCGACATCGGCGAGGCCGTCGGCATCATCGCGGCCCAGTCGATCGGTGAGCCCGGTACCCAGCTGACGATGCGTACCTTCCACACGGGTGGTTCGGCATCGGCGGACGACATCACGCAGGGTCTGCCTCGCGTGCAGGAGCTGTTCGAGGCTCGTACCCCCAAGGGTGCGACCCCGATCGCCGAGGCCGCCGGTCGCATCACGATCGACGAGAACGACAAGGCTCGTAAGGTCATCCTGACGCCCGACAACGGCGACGAGCCGGTCGTCTACCCGGTGCTGAAGCGCGCGGTCCTCCTCGTCGAGGACGGACAGCACGTCGAGCTCGGTCAGAAGATCCACGTCGGTGCGGTCGACCCCAAGGAGGTTCTGCGCGTGCAGGGCGTCCGCGAGGTCCAGAAGCACCTCGTCGGTGGCGTCCAGGGCGTGTACCGCTCGCAGGGTGTCCCGATCCACGACAAGCACATCGAGGTCATCGTGCGCCAGATGCTGCGGAAGGTGACCGTGGTCGACCACGGCGACACCGACCTGCTGCCCGGCGAGCTCGTCGACCGCCTGCGCTATGCCGAGCTCAACCGCTCGGCCGTGTCGGAGGGTCGTCGCACCGCATCGGCTCGCCAGGAGGTCATGGGTATCACCAAGGCGTCCCTCGCGACCGAGTCGTGGCTGTCGGCCGCTTCCTTCCAGGAGACCACGCGTGTCCTCACGCAGGCCGCGATGGAAGGCAAGAGCGACCCGCTGGTCGGCCTCAAGGAGAACGTCATCATCGGTAAGCTCATCCCGGCCGGTACCGGCCTGGCGCGCTACCGCAACGTGACGGTCGAGGCCACCGAGGAGGCGAAGGCGGAGCGTTACCCGAACCGCATCTTCGGTGAGGACGGCGCGTTCAACGAGTCCGACCTGAGCTTCGTCGACTTCGACAGCTTCAGCTCCGACGACTTCACCCCGGGTAACTACAACTAG
- a CDS encoding DUF6121 family protein: MTGDADGARGPWWVAPFAAVTYVALVVCAFGFISLLADLDVVTDRDAGPLTGPLMVVVATIVVLWAIIRETRRTPLRVSVGSAVLAGLLAWLAYGVSGGVFDAIASRDGADAAAFAVTTLTGPFSVTVGVLALVIVLAAAAVATSSTGRRPTPRWPWEHDAR; the protein is encoded by the coding sequence ATGACCGGTGACGCGGACGGAGCACGTGGCCCCTGGTGGGTCGCCCCGTTCGCAGCGGTCACCTACGTGGCGCTCGTCGTCTGCGCCTTCGGGTTCATCAGCCTGCTGGCGGACCTCGACGTCGTGACCGACCGGGACGCCGGCCCGCTGACCGGTCCGCTCATGGTCGTGGTCGCCACGATCGTGGTCCTCTGGGCGATCATCCGTGAGACGCGCCGCACACCGCTGCGCGTCTCGGTCGGCTCCGCGGTCCTCGCGGGGCTCCTCGCCTGGCTCGCCTACGGGGTGAGCGGCGGCGTGTTCGACGCGATCGCCAGCCGGGACGGAGCGGACGCCGCCGCCTTCGCGGTGACGACGCTGACCGGACCGTTCTCGGTCACCGTGGGTGTGCTCGCGCTCGTCATCGTCCTCGCGGCCGCCGCTGTCGCGACGTCGTCGACCGGGCGGCGCCCGACCCCGCGCTGGCCCTGGGAGCACGACGCGCGGTGA
- the rpoB gene encoding DNA-directed RNA polymerase subunit beta, which translates to MAAARNATTNSPKNGRGASRLSFAKITDTLTVPDLLALQTESFDWLVGNDVWKARVAEATQAGRQDLPTKSGLDEIFEEISPIEDLGETMQLSFANPYLEPEKYSIDECKERGKTYAAPLYVEAEFMNHLTGEIKTQTVFMGDFPLMTERGTFIINGTERVVVSQLVRSPGVYFESAQEKTSDKDIFSARVIPSRGAWLEFEIDKRDQVGVRIDRKRKQSVTVFLKALGMTSEEILEEFKGYESIELTLEKDTILTKEDALRDIYRKLRPGEQVAAEAARALLDNFYFNSKRYDLAKVGRYKINNKLGLDKPLSDSVLTTDDIVATIKYLVALHRGTATLPGVRNGKPVDLRLDTDDIDNFGNRRIRAVGELIQNQVRTGLSRMERVVRERMTTQDIEAITPQTLINVRPVVAAIKEFFGTSQLSQFMDQNNPLAGLTHKRRLSALGPGGLSRERAGVEVRDVHPSHYGRMCPIETPEGPNIGLIGSLASFARINSFGFIETPYRRVVDGRVTEDIDYLTAMEEDNYIVAQANAPLKSDGHFQEDRVLARKKGGEVDLIPSEEIGYMDVSPRQMVSVATSLIPFLEHDDANRALMGANMQRQAVPLLMSDSPLVGTGMEGYAAIDAGDVVTADKAGVVQEVSAESVTVQLDEGGTQTYYLRKFDRSNQGTSYNNRVIVSEGARIEAGEVIADGPATENGELALGKNLLVAFMTWEGHNFEDAIILSQNLVKDDVLSSIHIEEYEVDARDTKLGKEEITRDLPNVSPELLKDLDERGIIRIGAEVRPGDILVGKVTPKGETELSAEERLLRAIFNEKSREVRDTSLKVPHGEAGTIIAVKVFDAQDGDDELGSGVNQRVVVYIAQKRKITEGDKLAGRHGNKGVIAKILPVEDMPFLEDGTPVDVILNPLGIPGRMNFGQVLEIHLGWIAKQGWNVEGKPSWAKKLPAAAHSAEPNTKVATPVFDGASEEEIAGLLDSTNVTRDGDRLIGSSGKARLFDGRSGEPFPAPVSVGYMYILKLHHLVDDKIHARSTGPYSMITQQPLGGKAQFGGQRFGEMEVWALEAYGAAYALQELLTIKSDDILGRVKVYEAIVKGENIQEPGIPESFKVLIKEMQSLCLNVEVLSADGTAVSLRDTDDDAFRAAEELGINISSRFESSSIDEI; encoded by the coding sequence TTGGCTGCTGCGCGCAACGCAACCACCAACTCACCCAAGAACGGCCGCGGAGCATCCCGCCTCTCGTTCGCGAAGATCACCGACACGCTCACGGTTCCAGACCTCCTGGCTCTGCAGACCGAGAGCTTCGACTGGCTGGTCGGCAACGACGTGTGGAAGGCACGCGTCGCAGAAGCCACCCAGGCCGGCCGACAGGACCTGCCCACGAAGAGCGGCCTCGACGAGATCTTCGAGGAGATCTCGCCCATCGAGGACCTCGGCGAGACGATGCAGCTCTCCTTCGCCAACCCGTACCTCGAGCCCGAGAAGTACTCCATCGACGAGTGCAAGGAGCGCGGCAAGACGTACGCGGCCCCGCTCTACGTCGAGGCCGAGTTCATGAACCACCTCACCGGTGAGATCAAGACGCAGACGGTCTTCATGGGCGACTTCCCGCTCATGACCGAGCGCGGTACCTTCATCATCAACGGCACCGAGCGTGTCGTCGTCTCGCAGCTCGTCCGCAGCCCGGGCGTGTACTTCGAGTCGGCTCAGGAGAAGACCTCCGACAAGGACATCTTCTCCGCTCGCGTCATCCCGAGCCGCGGTGCCTGGCTCGAGTTCGAGATCGACAAGCGCGACCAGGTCGGCGTCCGCATCGACCGCAAGCGCAAGCAGTCCGTCACCGTGTTCCTCAAGGCGCTCGGCATGACGAGCGAGGAGATCCTCGAGGAGTTCAAGGGCTACGAGTCGATCGAGCTCACCCTCGAGAAGGACACGATCCTCACCAAGGAGGACGCGCTCCGCGACATCTACCGCAAGCTCCGTCCGGGCGAGCAGGTCGCAGCCGAGGCCGCGCGTGCGCTCCTCGACAACTTCTACTTCAACTCGAAGCGCTACGACCTCGCGAAGGTCGGCCGGTACAAGATCAACAACAAGCTCGGTCTCGACAAGCCGCTCAGCGACTCCGTCCTGACGACCGACGACATCGTCGCCACGATCAAGTACCTCGTCGCCCTGCACCGCGGAACGGCCACCCTCCCGGGTGTCCGCAACGGCAAGCCCGTCGACCTCCGTCTCGACACGGACGACATCGACAACTTCGGCAACCGTCGCATCCGCGCCGTCGGCGAGCTCATCCAGAACCAGGTCCGCACCGGTCTGTCCCGCATGGAGCGCGTCGTCCGCGAGCGCATGACCACGCAGGACATCGAGGCCATCACGCCGCAGACCCTGATCAACGTGCGCCCCGTCGTCGCCGCGATCAAGGAGTTCTTCGGAACCTCGCAGCTGTCGCAGTTCATGGACCAGAACAACCCGCTCGCGGGTCTGACCCACAAGCGTCGCCTCTCGGCGCTCGGCCCCGGTGGTCTGTCGCGTGAGCGTGCAGGCGTCGAGGTGCGAGACGTCCACCCGTCGCACTACGGCCGCATGTGCCCGATCGAGACCCCGGAAGGCCCGAACATCGGCCTCATCGGTTCGCTCGCATCGTTCGCGCGGATCAACTCGTTCGGTTTCATCGAGACCCCGTACCGTCGCGTCGTCGACGGCCGGGTCACCGAGGACATCGACTACCTGACCGCGATGGAAGAGGACAACTACATCGTCGCGCAGGCCAACGCTCCGCTGAAGAGCGACGGCCACTTCCAGGAGGACCGCGTCCTCGCCCGGAAGAAGGGCGGCGAGGTCGACCTCATCCCGTCCGAGGAGATCGGCTACATGGACGTCTCCCCGCGCCAGATGGTGTCGGTCGCGACCTCCCTCATCCCGTTCCTCGAGCACGACGACGCGAACCGCGCACTCATGGGTGCCAACATGCAGCGTCAGGCCGTCCCGCTCCTCATGTCGGACTCGCCGCTCGTCGGTACCGGTATGGAGGGCTACGCAGCCATCGACGCGGGTGACGTCGTCACCGCCGACAAGGCCGGCGTCGTCCAGGAGGTGTCGGCCGAGTCCGTCACCGTCCAGCTCGACGAGGGTGGCACGCAGACCTACTACCTGCGCAAGTTCGACCGCTCCAACCAGGGCACGAGCTACAACAACCGCGTCATCGTCTCCGAGGGTGCACGCATCGAGGCCGGCGAGGTCATCGCCGACGGCCCCGCCACGGAGAACGGCGAGCTCGCGCTCGGCAAGAACCTCCTCGTCGCCTTCATGACGTGGGAGGGTCACAACTTCGAGGACGCGATCATCCTCAGCCAGAACCTGGTGAAGGACGACGTCCTCTCCTCGATCCACATCGAGGAGTACGAGGTCGACGCCCGCGACACCAAGCTCGGCAAGGAGGAGATCACCCGTGATCTCCCGAACGTCAGCCCGGAGCTGCTGAAGGACCTCGACGAGCGCGGCATCATCCGCATCGGTGCCGAGGTCCGCCCCGGCGACATCCTCGTCGGCAAGGTCACGCCGAAGGGTGAGACCGAGCTCTCCGCCGAGGAGCGCCTGCTCCGCGCCATCTTCAACGAGAAGAGCCGCGAAGTCCGCGACACCTCGCTGAAGGTCCCCCACGGTGAAGCCGGCACGATCATCGCCGTCAAGGTGTTCGACGCACAGGACGGCGACGACGAGCTCGGCTCGGGCGTCAACCAGCGTGTGGTCGTCTACATCGCCCAGAAGCGCAAGATCACCGAGGGCGACAAGCTCGCCGGCCGTCACGGCAACAAGGGTGTCATCGCGAAGATCCTGCCCGTCGAGGACATGCCGTTCCTCGAGGACGGCACGCCGGTCGACGTCATCCTCAACCCGCTCGGCATCCCCGGTCGAATGAACTTCGGTCAGGTCCTCGAGATCCACCTGGGGTGGATCGCGAAGCAGGGCTGGAACGTCGAGGGCAAGCCCAGCTGGGCCAAGAAGCTCCCGGCTGCCGCGCACTCGGCCGAGCCGAACACCAAGGTCGCGACCCCGGTGTTCGACGGCGCCTCCGAGGAGGAGATCGCCGGTCTGCTCGACTCGACCAACGTCACCCGCGACGGCGACCGCCTCATCGGTTCCTCCGGAAAGGCGCGTCTGTTCGACGGCCGCTCCGGTGAGCCGTTCCCGGCACCGGTCTCGGTCGGCTACATGTACATCCTCAAGCTGCACCACCTCGTGGACGACAAGATCCACGCGCGTTCGACGGGTCCGTACTCGATGATCACGCAGCAGCCGCTCGGTGGTAAGGCTCAGTTCGGTGGACAGCGCTTCGGTGAGATGGAGGTCTGGGCCCTCGAGGCCTATGGAGCCGCGTACGCGCTCCAGGAGCTCCTGACCATCAAGTCCGACGACATCCTCGGCCGCGTCAAGGTGTACGAGGCCATCGTCAAGGGCGAGAACATCCAGGAGCCGGGTATCCCCGAGAGCTTCAAGGTGCTCATCAAGGAGATGCAGTCGCTGTGCTTGAACGTCGAGGTCCTCTCGGCCGACGGCACCGCGGTGAGCCTGCGCGACACCGACGACGACGCGTTCCGCGCCGCCGAGGAGCTCGGGATCAACATTTCCTCCAGGTTCGAGTCGTCGTCCATCGACGAGATCTAA